The following are encoded together in the Myxococcus guangdongensis genome:
- a CDS encoding ASCH domain-containing protein: MAERICGLTLWRPWGWAIFHAGKDVENRGAKFPAPPVDSWLAIHNGLKWDEDNAEAMAEEFGLVVPPECEHPAGAIIGVARVEAVTRGTKHRESRWYMGDTGLWLADATPITPVPCRGSQGLWTLREDVLVRVRDEMRRARRVPGAVDDRRLVALGGLSDDSTLIAKCKACGNAAMVPVSSATLNEALQQGQAGVPECAMECAYCGGKATVRGARFVEHAFAFDDAIRSFWRARLRDERAKVERLKEGRW; encoded by the coding sequence ATGGCTGAGCGCATCTGCGGACTCACGCTATGGCGGCCCTGGGGATGGGCCATCTTCCACGCCGGCAAGGACGTGGAGAACCGTGGTGCGAAGTTCCCCGCGCCGCCAGTGGACTCCTGGCTGGCCATCCACAACGGCCTGAAGTGGGACGAGGACAACGCCGAGGCGATGGCTGAGGAGTTCGGCCTCGTCGTGCCTCCGGAGTGCGAGCACCCGGCGGGCGCCATCATCGGCGTGGCGCGCGTGGAGGCCGTGACACGTGGCACCAAGCACAGGGAGAGCCGCTGGTACATGGGCGACACGGGCCTGTGGCTCGCGGATGCGACGCCCATTACCCCGGTGCCGTGTCGCGGGTCCCAGGGGCTGTGGACGCTGCGCGAAGACGTCCTGGTGCGCGTGCGGGACGAGATGCGGCGCGCTCGGCGAGTTCCTGGTGCAGTTGATGACCGGAGGCTCGTAGCGCTCGGAGGGTTGTCCGACGACTCGACTCTCATCGCGAAGTGCAAGGCGTGCGGCAACGCCGCCATGGTGCCGGTGTCCTCGGCTACGCTGAATGAGGCTCTCCAGCAGGGCCAAGCTGGAGTCCCCGAGTGCGCAATGGAGTGCGCGTACTGCGGCGGCAAAGCCACGGTGCGCGGCGCCCGCTTCGTTGAGCACGCCTTCGCCTTCGATGACGCGATTCGCTCCTTCTGGCGGGCTCGCCTCCGAGACGAGCGCGCGAAGGTGGAGCGCCTCAAGGAGGGCCGGTGGTGA
- a CDS encoding DEAD/DEAH box helicase, protein MKCFGTVRLEGRKLGARGGERPAWVIQCEPHVSLRLKRVFDRANKGDVGEVLLAATEETARELEWFIQRYPLEVVGKDAQAFLKHGAREHARREAAVAELLASEYQVPDFQMNVPPREYQRRAADMFLRMQHLLLADDVGLGKTASALTAFTDTRTLPAVVVTLTHLPRQWQRELARFLPRLRVHVAKKATPDEVTQGRGGRKLPWPDVLVLNYHKLSGWAETLVSAGVRTIVFDECQELRRGPDSEKYRAAHYLAERASFVIGLSATPIYNYGGEMFHVLDALKPGVLGTREEFSREWCTGVEDKLSFKDPRAFGTYLRDTGLMLRRTRADVGRELPALTRVLHTVDSDTKVLDAVEDKAAELARIIVAQGGVKPEDRLHASGELSWRLRQATGIAKAPFVADFVRMLVENGERVLLYGWHHEVYRLWQERLREFSPAIFTGQESPAQKEAEAQRFKSGQTPILIMSLRAGAGLDGLQQSCRTVVFGELDWSPGVHEQACGRVHRDGQVDPVMAYFLVSDSGSDPVVADVLGIKRDQMEGIRDPQASLMEKLETDAHRVRRLAEAFLKNRRAA, encoded by the coding sequence GTGAAGTGCTTCGGGACTGTGCGTCTGGAGGGTCGGAAGCTGGGCGCGCGTGGCGGCGAGAGGCCAGCCTGGGTCATCCAGTGCGAGCCGCACGTGTCGCTGCGGCTGAAGCGCGTCTTCGACAGGGCCAACAAGGGCGACGTGGGCGAGGTGCTGCTCGCGGCGACGGAGGAGACGGCGCGGGAGCTGGAGTGGTTCATCCAGCGCTACCCGCTGGAGGTGGTGGGCAAGGACGCGCAGGCCTTCCTCAAGCACGGGGCGCGGGAGCATGCGCGGCGTGAGGCTGCCGTCGCCGAGTTGCTCGCCTCGGAGTACCAGGTGCCGGACTTCCAGATGAATGTCCCCCCGCGCGAGTACCAGCGGCGCGCGGCGGACATGTTCCTGCGCATGCAGCACCTGCTGCTGGCGGACGACGTGGGCCTGGGGAAGACAGCCAGCGCGCTGACGGCCTTCACGGACACGCGGACCTTGCCCGCGGTGGTGGTGACGCTGACGCACCTGCCGCGCCAGTGGCAGCGGGAGCTGGCGCGCTTCCTGCCCCGGCTGCGCGTCCACGTCGCGAAGAAGGCGACGCCCGATGAAGTCACGCAGGGGCGGGGAGGGCGGAAGCTGCCGTGGCCAGACGTCCTCGTCCTCAACTACCACAAGCTGTCCGGCTGGGCGGAGACGCTGGTCAGCGCGGGCGTGCGCACCATCGTCTTCGACGAGTGCCAGGAGTTGCGCCGGGGGCCTGACTCGGAGAAGTACCGCGCCGCGCACTACCTCGCTGAGCGCGCGAGCTTCGTCATCGGCCTGTCGGCCACCCCCATCTACAACTACGGCGGGGAGATGTTTCACGTCCTCGACGCGCTCAAGCCCGGTGTGCTGGGCACGCGCGAGGAGTTCAGCCGCGAGTGGTGCACGGGCGTGGAGGACAAGCTGTCCTTCAAGGACCCGCGGGCCTTCGGCACGTACCTCCGGGACACGGGACTCATGTTGCGCCGGACGCGCGCGGACGTGGGCCGGGAGTTGCCCGCCCTCACGCGTGTCCTCCACACCGTGGACTCGGACACCAAGGTGCTCGACGCCGTGGAGGACAAGGCGGCGGAGCTGGCGCGCATCATCGTTGCGCAGGGTGGGGTGAAGCCCGAGGACAGGCTGCATGCCTCCGGAGAACTCTCCTGGCGCCTTCGGCAGGCTACGGGCATCGCGAAGGCCCCCTTCGTCGCGGACTTCGTCCGGATGCTGGTGGAGAACGGAGAGCGCGTGCTGCTCTATGGCTGGCACCACGAGGTGTACCGGCTGTGGCAGGAGCGACTCCGCGAATTCTCCCCGGCCATTTTCACGGGCCAGGAGTCCCCGGCCCAGAAGGAGGCGGAGGCCCAGCGCTTCAAGTCCGGGCAGACGCCCATTCTCATCATGTCCCTGCGCGCGGGCGCGGGCCTGGATGGGCTGCAGCAGTCCTGCCGGACGGTGGTGTTCGGCGAGCTGGATTGGAGTCCGGGCGTCCACGAGCAGGCGTGTGGGCGCGTCCACCGCGACGGGCAGGTGGACCCCGTCATGGCCTACTTCCTCGTCTCCGACAGCGGCTCGGACCCTGTGGTGGCCGACGTGCTGGGCATCAAGCGGGACCAGATGGAGGGCATCCGCGACCCGCAGGCCAGCCTCATGGAGAAGCTGGAGACGGACGCGCACCGTGTGCGGCGT
- a CDS encoding PP2C family protein-serine/threonine phosphatase, whose protein sequence is MAERLSFGAAGCTERGLRTSQEDALGHEVGPVVSVFAVADGLGGHPNGDVASQAAVDSVVGLAQLPTAEAAPSLDALARNAVSAANRVVLSTGGCTTLALLLLSGPQAVVAHVGDSRVYRLRGGALVQLTEDHREERHVLNRCLGATSPDCSAEPDAQVLKSRPGDVWLLVTDGVGDTLEHDALREVLDELPAFDARWAAEELVRRALDAGSRDNCTALVVRVGGAT, encoded by the coding sequence ATGGCTGAGCGCCTCTCTTTCGGTGCGGCCGGATGCACGGAGCGCGGGCTGCGCACCAGCCAGGAAGACGCCCTGGGGCACGAGGTGGGCCCGGTGGTGTCCGTCTTCGCGGTAGCGGATGGCCTGGGCGGGCACCCCAACGGGGACGTGGCCAGCCAGGCCGCTGTGGACTCAGTGGTGGGGCTCGCCCAGCTGCCGACGGCCGAGGCGGCGCCCTCGCTGGACGCCCTCGCGCGCAACGCGGTGTCTGCCGCCAACCGTGTGGTGCTGAGCACCGGAGGCTGCACGACGCTGGCCCTGCTGCTGCTGTCGGGCCCGCAGGCCGTGGTCGCCCACGTGGGGGACTCTCGGGTGTACCGGCTGCGTGGTGGCGCCCTGGTGCAGCTCACCGAGGACCACCGGGAAGAGCGGCACGTCCTCAATCGCTGCCTGGGGGCGACGTCCCCCGACTGCTCGGCGGAGCCCGACGCCCAGGTGTTGAAGTCCCGGCCCGGAGACGTGTGGCTTCTCGTCACGGACGGGGTGGGTGACACGCTCGAGCACGACGCCCTCCGCGAGGTGCTGGACGAACTGCCCGCCTTCGACGCGCGCTGGGCTGCCGAGGAGTTGGTGCGCCGCGCGCTGGACGCGGGCAGCCGCGATAACTGCACGGCCCTGGTGGTGCGCGTGGGAGGTGCGACGTGA
- a CDS encoding DsbA family protein translates to MSPRTKRYTRKDLRLEWRPLDWDPEGASRCAECGPRHTLYVDPPARRSDLWRWGLHDGVPSQGGRGWLVTSGFMAEAGTLLQAQGMAEEAVRTLAEGLLAALNGGAR, encoded by the coding sequence GTGAGTCCGCGGACGAAGCGCTACACCCGCAAGGACTTGCGGCTGGAGTGGCGGCCGCTCGACTGGGACCCGGAAGGCGCCTCTCGGTGCGCAGAGTGCGGGCCTCGCCACACCCTCTACGTCGACCCGCCAGCCAGGCGCAGTGACTTGTGGCGCTGGGGGCTGCACGACGGAGTGCCGTCCCAGGGTGGGCGTGGCTGGCTCGTCACGAGCGGCTTCATGGCCGAGGCGGGGACGCTGCTTCAGGCCCAGGGCATGGCTGAGGAGGCTGTCCGTACCCTCGCCGAAGGGCTGCTCGCGGCCCTGAATGGCGGTGCGCGATGA
- a CDS encoding Dickkopf N-terminal cysteine-rich domain-containing protein: MRDGRAVLLVMLAGLWACGGDEDVSMEDFGTQVVQALCARAQRCGEYARASACEDDMRQWNRPASLGLGTRYEDSLESGRLRFDGAAARRCLDALRGRSCSEPTLSDAAWQYGIEYEPACQLFARQGSSNECGMDLECGSEGYCGHTSQNACEGTCTPRGAEGQTVTHFGKCAPGLVFEGATRTCIKPLEENVSCVGRHPSGTTFSLPCAQGLWCDWNGYRTCRPVGAEGDVCEDVGYYPCGPSLVCNGNRCAPHVKEGHLCNAPPHDVSVGLLVTVCQRELFCDADPSTPGLCRPRRTERQECRVDTECAEGLGCKDARPEAGVWGVCVKAPGPEDTCDNVSRFCPRGYACLTSMSRCLPVVREGERCGPTLGLCDTDASCVSGRCVGAEASSCQ, from the coding sequence ATGCGCGACGGACGAGCGGTACTCTTGGTGATGCTGGCGGGGCTGTGGGCGTGTGGCGGCGACGAGGACGTGTCGATGGAGGACTTCGGCACCCAGGTCGTCCAGGCGCTCTGCGCGCGGGCCCAGCGGTGCGGCGAATACGCCCGGGCGAGCGCGTGCGAGGACGACATGCGCCAGTGGAACCGGCCCGCGTCCCTGGGACTGGGGACGCGGTACGAGGACTCGCTGGAGTCGGGTCGGCTGCGCTTCGACGGGGCCGCGGCCCGGCGCTGTCTGGACGCGCTCCGAGGCAGGAGCTGTTCCGAGCCCACCCTGTCCGACGCCGCGTGGCAGTACGGCATCGAGTACGAGCCGGCCTGTCAGTTGTTCGCGCGGCAAGGCTCCTCGAACGAGTGCGGGATGGACCTGGAATGTGGCTCGGAGGGTTACTGCGGCCACACCTCGCAGAACGCCTGTGAGGGGACGTGCACGCCGCGAGGTGCGGAAGGGCAGACCGTCACCCACTTCGGGAAGTGCGCGCCCGGGCTCGTGTTCGAGGGCGCGACCCGGACCTGCATCAAGCCCTTGGAGGAGAATGTCTCGTGCGTGGGCCGGCACCCCAGCGGTACGACCTTCTCGCTGCCCTGCGCCCAGGGGCTCTGGTGCGACTGGAATGGCTACCGGACCTGTCGGCCCGTGGGCGCGGAGGGGGACGTCTGCGAGGACGTGGGCTACTACCCCTGCGGCCCTTCGCTGGTGTGCAATGGCAACCGCTGTGCGCCGCACGTGAAGGAGGGCCATCTGTGCAACGCGCCCCCTCATGACGTGAGCGTCGGGTTGCTGGTGACCGTGTGCCAGCGCGAGCTCTTCTGCGACGCGGACCCGTCCACCCCCGGGCTGTGCCGTCCACGCCGCACCGAGCGGCAGGAGTGCCGGGTCGACACCGAGTGCGCGGAGGGACTGGGGTGCAAGGACGCCCGTCCCGAGGCGGGCGTCTGGGGTGTCTGCGTGAAGGCCCCGGGCCCCGAGGACACGTGCGACAACGTGAGCCGCTTCTGCCCCAGGGGGTACGCGTGCCTCACCAGCATGTCACGCTGCCTGCCCGTCGTCCGTGAGGGGGAGCGTTGTGGGCCCACGCTGGGGCTCTGCGATACCGATGCCAGCTGCGTGAGCGGCCGCTGCGTCGGCGCCGAGGCCTCGTCCTGTCAGTGA
- a CDS encoding helix-turn-helix domain-containing protein yields the protein MNENTKSLVKQVGKYLQKQRTERGLTQEALAERADISVSYLSMLERGERAPHLQTLVALSEALAVPLVALLSPEDAPQEGDVSAGLRSFIAFRGLSVSQVGQLESVARVLFPAREGGEHG from the coding sequence GTGAACGAGAACACGAAGTCGTTGGTCAAGCAGGTGGGGAAGTACCTCCAGAAGCAGCGCACCGAGCGGGGGCTGACTCAGGAGGCGCTCGCGGAGAGGGCGGACATCAGCGTCTCGTACCTGTCCATGCTTGAACGCGGCGAGCGTGCGCCGCACCTCCAGACGCTGGTGGCCCTGTCCGAAGCACTGGCCGTGCCGCTGGTGGCCCTACTGTCTCCAGAAGACGCGCCGCAGGAGGGGGACGTGAGTGCTGGACTGCGCTCCTTCATCGCGTTCCGCGGGCTCTCCGTCTCGCAGGTGGGCCAGCTCGAGTCCGTGGCCAGGGTGCTGTTCCCCGCGCGGGAGGGGGGCGAGCATGGCTGA
- a CDS encoding LexA family protein: MTACNPRPLPEHGSARGQPTSLQLAVLVYTCAFIAARGEPPSVHELAERFGWKSPNGAADVLRRLAARGLVVLRKRRHRSLRVTEDGRAARARCLGEQAGLFGEYNHISEDAP, translated from the coding sequence ATGACGGCGTGCAACCCTCGGCCGCTGCCGGAGCACGGCTCCGCGCGCGGTCAGCCGACGAGCCTCCAGCTCGCCGTCCTCGTCTACACCTGCGCCTTCATCGCCGCGCGCGGGGAGCCGCCCAGTGTCCACGAGCTGGCCGAGCGCTTCGGCTGGAAGTCGCCCAACGGCGCAGCGGACGTCCTGCGGCGCCTGGCCGCGCGGGGACTCGTCGTGCTGCGGAAGCGTCGGCACCGGAGCCTCCGGGTGACGGAGGACGGCCGCGCCGCACGGGCCCGGTGCCTGGGAGAGCAGGCGGGGCTCTTCGGCGAGTACAACCACATCAGCGAGGACGCACCGTGA
- a CDS encoding acyl-CoA dehydrogenase has translation MSSSANHYIPNLRDIEFNLFEFLDIGRTSLGRAPFGDLDETSARQMLQTFAVLCANELAPSFDEAEHNPPKLENGVVTLPPGLKKSMGAFFDAGMHLLEQPPHLGGLGAPPSLGWAAFELMVGANSSLAFYTLGNLLARIVDRLGTDAQKQRFLPHMLDKRWSGTMVLTEPDAGSDVGAARTKARPVGGDVWEIEGVKRFITNGDSDMSENVIHMVLARPEGGPPGTKGLSLFVVPKYWVNEDGSLGEHNGVVCTKLEKKMGLKGSVTCELTFGDGKPSRGLLLGEVHDGMRQMFYIIEQARMAVGVKSMATLSAGYQRALTFSKDRLQGADLLQARDKTAPRVPIFRHPDVRRMLMTQKAFAEGMRALCLYTASVQDGVELKGGHRATEAGEMDSLNDMLLPLVKGYCSEKAYELLALSLQVHGGSGYLTDYPVEQYIRDQKIDTLYEGTTHIQALDLLMRKVARDGGATLQTLLGQVRETAEGELGGAELQAERAALGKALGDLELMLGTLMGKLGESVYHVGLQGNRVLAGVAEVVIGWLLVRHAGVALERMKSNPGDRAFYVGKLASARWYCAEVLPGLAHAARMVEAGTLDLMEVPEESY, from the coding sequence ATGTCGTCGTCCGCCAATCACTACATCCCCAACCTGCGCGATATCGAGTTCAACCTCTTCGAGTTCCTCGACATCGGCCGAACCTCGCTGGGGCGCGCGCCCTTCGGTGATCTGGACGAGACGTCCGCCCGGCAGATGCTCCAGACGTTCGCGGTGCTGTGCGCGAACGAGCTGGCGCCGTCCTTCGACGAGGCGGAGCACAACCCGCCCAAGCTGGAGAACGGCGTGGTGACGCTGCCCCCCGGACTGAAGAAGTCCATGGGCGCGTTCTTCGACGCGGGGATGCACCTGTTGGAGCAGCCGCCGCACCTGGGGGGCCTGGGCGCGCCGCCGTCCCTGGGCTGGGCCGCGTTCGAGCTGATGGTGGGCGCCAACTCCTCGCTCGCCTTCTACACGCTGGGCAACCTGCTCGCGCGCATCGTCGACCGGCTGGGCACGGACGCGCAGAAGCAGCGCTTCCTGCCGCACATGCTGGACAAGCGCTGGAGCGGCACCATGGTGCTCACCGAGCCCGACGCCGGCAGCGACGTGGGCGCCGCGCGCACCAAGGCGCGTCCGGTGGGCGGCGACGTCTGGGAGATTGAAGGCGTCAAGCGCTTCATCACCAACGGCGACTCGGACATGTCCGAGAACGTCATCCACATGGTGCTGGCGCGTCCGGAAGGTGGCCCGCCGGGCACCAAGGGCCTGTCGCTGTTCGTCGTCCCCAAGTACTGGGTGAACGAGGACGGCAGCCTGGGTGAGCACAACGGCGTCGTGTGCACCAAGCTCGAGAAGAAGATGGGCCTGAAGGGCTCCGTCACGTGCGAGCTGACGTTCGGCGATGGCAAGCCCTCGCGCGGCCTGCTGCTGGGCGAGGTCCACGACGGCATGCGCCAGATGTTCTACATCATCGAGCAGGCGCGCATGGCGGTGGGCGTGAAGTCCATGGCCACGCTGTCCGCGGGCTACCAGCGCGCTCTGACGTTCTCCAAGGACCGGCTCCAGGGCGCGGACCTGCTGCAGGCGCGCGACAAGACGGCGCCGCGCGTGCCCATCTTCCGCCACCCGGACGTGCGGCGCATGCTGATGACACAGAAGGCGTTCGCCGAAGGCATGCGCGCGCTGTGTCTCTACACCGCCTCCGTGCAGGACGGCGTGGAGCTCAAGGGCGGTCACCGCGCCACCGAGGCCGGTGAGATGGACTCGCTCAACGACATGCTGCTGCCGCTGGTGAAGGGCTACTGCTCGGAGAAGGCGTACGAGCTGCTCGCGCTGTCGCTCCAGGTGCACGGCGGCTCCGGCTACCTGACGGACTACCCGGTGGAGCAGTACATCCGGGACCAGAAGATCGACACGCTCTACGAGGGCACCACGCACATCCAGGCGTTGGATTTGCTCATGCGCAAGGTGGCGCGCGACGGTGGCGCGACGCTGCAGACGCTGCTCGGGCAGGTGCGCGAGACGGCCGAGGGCGAGCTGGGCGGCGCGGAGCTCCAGGCGGAGCGCGCCGCGCTGGGCAAGGCGCTGGGCGACTTGGAGCTGATGCTCGGCACGCTGATGGGCAAGCTGGGCGAGTCCGTCTACCACGTGGGCCTGCAGGGCAACCGCGTGCTGGCGGGCGTGGCGGAGGTGGTCATCGGCTGGCTGCTGGTGCGTCACGCGGGCGTCGCGCTGGAGCGGATGAAGTCCAACCCCGGCGACCGCGCCTTCTACGTGGGCAAGCTCGCCAGCGCGCGCTGGTACTGCGCGGAGGTGCTCCCGGGTCTCGCCCACGCCGCGCGCATGGTGGAGGCTGGCACGCTGGACCTCATGGAGGTCCCCGAGGAGTCGTACTGA
- a CDS encoding DNA cytosine methyltransferase, with protein sequence MMDQGLIIDLFAGGGGAGTGIAAAVGREPDIALNHDPVAMAVYKANHTTTICRPENVWQTPPRQVVALAQRRGKRVWILWASPDCTHFSKAKGAKPRRKDIRSLAFVVTHYARDVSPQFIFLENVEEFVDWGPLYTVGHVMPDGRVLDEGDQLIDMPIPERAGEDFHRFVGELRLLGYSVDWRLITASEHGAPTKRKRLFLVARRDGLPVSWPAPTHGPGLLPVRTAAECIDWSIPVQSIFGRRKPLVPNTLRRVAQGIRKYVFENPAPFVLTIDQQGTRDTARPVDEPLSTIVTKARHALVAPTLIQVGYGERKGQAARTLDLHAPLGTIMAQGRKHALVSAFLREHSLAASFIAKGYGGHASPGIRADGPLDTITTQDHHHLAAVAFERPESAASSHVNEVRAFLSAYYGEGSEGQRLTEPLRTITTKARLGLVTVASVDYQLVDIGLRMLEPSELLRAQFGDHAEGYDLSAATSKADKVRLIGNSVCPDAAAAVVLANVGGAAVRRRAA encoded by the coding sequence ATGATGGACCAGGGGCTCATCATCGACCTGTTCGCCGGTGGCGGTGGCGCGGGCACCGGCATCGCCGCTGCCGTCGGACGGGAGCCGGACATCGCCCTCAACCACGACCCGGTGGCGATGGCCGTCTACAAGGCCAACCACACCACCACCATCTGCAGGCCCGAGAACGTATGGCAGACGCCGCCACGGCAGGTGGTCGCGCTCGCGCAGCGTCGCGGGAAGCGTGTGTGGATTCTGTGGGCATCCCCGGACTGCACCCACTTCTCGAAGGCGAAGGGCGCCAAGCCCAGACGCAAGGACATCCGCTCGCTGGCCTTCGTCGTGACGCACTACGCGCGCGACGTGTCGCCGCAGTTCATCTTCCTGGAGAACGTCGAGGAGTTCGTCGACTGGGGCCCGTTGTACACGGTGGGCCACGTCATGCCCGACGGGCGCGTCCTCGACGAAGGGGACCAGCTCATCGACATGCCCATCCCCGAGCGCGCGGGCGAGGACTTCCATCGGTTCGTCGGTGAGTTGCGCCTGCTCGGGTACAGCGTCGACTGGCGACTCATCACTGCGAGTGAGCACGGGGCGCCGACGAAGCGAAAGCGGCTCTTCCTCGTGGCGCGCAGGGACGGACTCCCCGTCTCCTGGCCTGCGCCGACCCACGGGCCTGGACTTCTGCCGGTGCGGACGGCGGCGGAGTGCATCGACTGGAGCATTCCCGTCCAGAGCATCTTCGGACGCCGGAAGCCGCTCGTGCCGAACACGCTCCGGCGCGTCGCGCAGGGCATTCGCAAGTACGTGTTCGAGAATCCCGCGCCGTTCGTCCTCACCATCGACCAACAGGGCACGCGGGACACCGCGCGCCCTGTGGACGAGCCGCTCTCCACCATCGTGACGAAGGCCCGCCATGCGCTGGTTGCACCCACGCTCATCCAGGTCGGCTACGGAGAACGGAAGGGGCAGGCCGCGCGGACGCTGGACCTGCACGCGCCGCTGGGCACCATCATGGCCCAGGGGCGCAAGCACGCCCTGGTGAGTGCCTTCCTTCGTGAGCATAGTCTCGCGGCTTCCTTCATCGCGAAGGGCTACGGGGGACACGCGTCGCCGGGCATCCGCGCCGACGGGCCCTTGGACACCATCACCACCCAGGACCACCACCACCTCGCGGCTGTCGCATTCGAGCGCCCCGAGTCCGCCGCGTCGAGCCACGTGAACGAGGTCCGCGCCTTCCTCTCCGCGTACTACGGGGAGGGCAGCGAAGGGCAGCGCCTGACGGAGCCCCTTCGGACCATCACCACCAAGGCCCGCCTCGGCCTGGTGACGGTCGCCTCCGTCGACTACCAGCTCGTCGACATCGGACTCCGGATGCTGGAGCCGAGCGAGCTCCTCCGTGCCCAGTTCGGGGACCACGCCGAGGGCTACGACTTGAGTGCGGCCACATCGAAGGCAGACAAGGTCCGCCTCATCGGCAACAGCGTGTGCCCGGACGCGGCGGCAGCTGTCGTCCTGGCGAATGTCGGCGGCGCTGCTGTGCGCAGGAGGGCGGCATGA
- a CDS encoding slipin family protein, with amino-acid sequence MSFFMRVDVVQHERAFVLVDEVPTRYLVPGRYRLTYPFRNVRIVRVATGLPVANLDAELLALVPPSDLQVVDLGADERAILYHRGRPLKWLGRGQHQVWTVEHVPARALTPPTPTVRVERVDTAGVSTTPLRDDVRAIVPASDYTEATATEGSVTLRYVDGTLDAVLPAGRHAAWTVAHKVQLAVIDLRERLLHVTGQEVMTQDRVTLRLNLSTAFRVADARRLAVVARAPDDILYLAMQLAAREAVATRTLDELLASREALADGLFAQVKERAESVGLELLRFGIKDVVLPGEMKELLNRVIQAQKEAEANVITRREETAATRSLAQTAKVLAENPLLVRLKELEAYKDLAAKVGQVHLVLGEGAVPSLQLKG; translated from the coding sequence ATGAGCTTCTTCATGCGTGTGGATGTCGTGCAGCACGAGCGGGCGTTCGTCCTCGTCGACGAGGTGCCGACGCGCTACCTCGTGCCGGGCCGCTACCGGCTCACCTACCCCTTCCGCAACGTGCGCATCGTCCGCGTCGCCACGGGCCTGCCCGTGGCCAACCTGGACGCGGAGCTGCTCGCGCTGGTGCCGCCCTCGGACCTGCAGGTCGTCGACCTGGGCGCCGACGAGCGCGCCATCCTCTACCACCGGGGCCGCCCCCTGAAGTGGCTCGGCCGCGGCCAGCACCAGGTGTGGACCGTGGAGCACGTCCCCGCCCGCGCCCTGACGCCGCCCACCCCCACCGTGCGCGTGGAGCGCGTGGACACCGCCGGCGTCTCCACGACGCCCCTGCGTGACGACGTGCGCGCCATCGTCCCCGCGAGCGACTACACGGAGGCCACGGCCACGGAGGGCTCGGTGACGCTGCGCTACGTGGACGGCACGCTCGACGCCGTGCTGCCCGCCGGCCGCCACGCCGCGTGGACCGTCGCCCACAAGGTGCAGCTCGCCGTCATCGACCTGCGCGAGCGGCTGCTCCACGTCACCGGCCAGGAGGTCATGACGCAGGACCGCGTCACGCTGCGCCTCAACCTCTCCACCGCCTTCCGCGTCGCGGACGCACGCCGGCTCGCCGTCGTCGCCCGCGCGCCGGATGACATCCTCTACCTCGCCATGCAGCTGGCCGCCCGCGAGGCCGTGGCCACCCGCACGCTCGACGAGCTGCTCGCCTCCCGCGAGGCCCTGGCCGACGGCCTCTTCGCCCAGGTGAAGGAGCGCGCCGAGTCGGTGGGCCTGGAGCTGTTGCGCTTCGGCATCAAGGACGTCGTGCTGCCCGGTGAGATGAAGGAGCTGCTCAACCGCGTCATCCAGGCCCAGAAGGAGGCCGAGGCCAACGTCATCACCCGCCGCGAGGAGACCGCCGCCACGCGCTCGCTCGCCCAGACGGCCAAGGTGCTCGCCGAGAACCCGCTGCTCGTGCGCCTCAAGGAGCTCGAGGCCTACAAGGACCTCGCCGCCAAGGTCGGCCAGGTCCACCTGGTCCTCGGCGAGGGCGCCGTGCCGTCGCTCCAGCTCAAGGGCTGA